A genomic region of Miscanthus floridulus cultivar M001 chromosome 3, ASM1932011v1, whole genome shotgun sequence contains the following coding sequences:
- the LOC136546532 gene encoding probable sarcosine oxidase translates to MAASNGEGGHGRFDVIVVGAGIMGSCAAYAASSRGARVLLLERFDLLHHRGSSHGESRTIRATYPQAHYPPMVRLSRRLWDEAQADAGYAVLTPTPHLDLGPRDDPALVAAIRNGGATEVALATAAGGDEPSAASWPWAGVFRVPDGWTAAPSELGGVMKATKAVAMFQALAVKNGAVLRDRTEVVDVVTGSKRGEGEGTILVRTSSGEEFHGTKCIVTVGAWTSKLIKTVTGLELPVQPVHTLICYWKVKPGHEQELTPEAGFPTFASYGDPYIYGTPSMEFPGLIKVAMHGGPPCDPDGRDWSTGVGVAAGGLVEPVARWIDAVMPGHVDTAGGPVIRQCCMYSVTPDDDYVVDFLGGEFSKDVVVGAGFSGHGFKMGPAVGRILAEMAMDGEATTAAEAGVDLRPLRIGRFAENPKGNLL, encoded by the exons ATGGCGGCGTCCAACGGCGAGGGCGGCCACGGCCGGTTCGACGTGATCGTGGTGGGCGCGGGCATCATGGGCAGCTGCGCGGCGTACGCGGCGTCCTCCCGCGGCGCGCGCGTGCTGCTCCTGGAGCGGTTCGACCTGCTCCACCACCGGGGCTCCTCGCACGGCGAGTCGCGCACCATCCGCGCCACGTACCCGCAGGCGCACTACCCGCCCATGGTGCGCCTGTCGCGGCGCCTCTGGGACGAGGCCCAGGCCGACGCCGGGTACGCCGTGCTCACGCCCACCCCGCACCTCGACCTGGGCCCGCGGGACGACCCGGCGCTCGTCGCCGCCATCAGGAACGGCGGCGCCACCGAGGTCGCCCTTGCCACCGCAGCCGGCGGGGATGAGCCGTCGGCGGCGTCCTGGCCGTGGGCGGGCGTGTTCAGGGTCCCCGACGGGTGGACGGCGGCGCCGAGCGAGCTGGGCGGGGTCATGAAGGCCACCAAGGCCGTGGCCATGTTCCAGGCGCTCGCCGTCAAGAACGGCGCCGTCCTCAGGGACAGGACTGAGGTGGTGGACGTCGTCACCGGCTCCAAGCGAGGTGAAG GAGAGGGGACAATCTTGGTGAGGACGTCTAGCGGCGAGGAGTTCCATGGCACCAAATGCATAGTGACAGTGGGCGCCTGGACGAGCAAGCTGATCAAGACGGTGACGGGCCTGGAACTTCCCGTGCAGCCGGTGCACACGCTCATCTGCTACTGGAAGGTGAAGCCCGGGCACGAGCAGGAGCTGACCCCGGAGGCCGGCTTCCCGACGTTCGCCAGCTACGGCGACCCCTACATCTACGGCACCCCGTCGATGGAGTTCCCGGGGCTGATCAAGGTCGCCATGCACGGCGGGCCGCCCTGCGACCCGGACGGCAGGGACTGGTCCACTGGCGTGGGCGTGGCCGCCGGCGGCCTGGTGGAGCCCGTGGCGCGGTGGATCGACGCCGTCATGCCGGGCCACGTCGACACCGCCGGCGGGCCGGTCATCCGGCAGTGCTGCATGTACTCCGTCACCCCCGACGACGACTACGTGGTCGACTTCCTCGGCGGGGAGTTCAGCAAGGACGTCGTCGTCGGCGCCGGGTTCTCTGGCCATGGCTTCAAGATGGGACCGGCCGTCGGGAGGATCCTGGCCGAGATGGCCATGGACGGGGAGGCCACGACGGCGGCCGAGGCCGGAGTAGACCTCCGCCCCTTAAGGATCGGCCGGTTTGCGGAAAATCCCAAAGGAAACCTGCTGTAG